Proteins from a genomic interval of Bacteroides sp. AN502(2024):
- a CDS encoding glycosyltransferase family 2 protein translates to MLDITVVILTYNEEIHIRRCLKNVAPIAKDIFIIDSFSTDATLNIAKEFDNVHILQNRWENNYAKQFNWGLQNAPIHTEWLLRLDADEYLLPELVEELQFKLPSLPEDITGIIFNRRHIFMEKWMKRGIYPVKLLRVFRYGKGMCEQRLMDEHIQLTAGRAVEFEHDFCDHNLNDLSWFCHKHVNYAIREAVDLLDIELDLTGAAEADENKNISRQAQTKRMKKHKYVRQPLFWRSFAYFCYRYFLKGACLDGKVGFIWTFLQGWWYRTLVDAKVYEIKKACGSDKEKIIAYLRDKYHIDV, encoded by the coding sequence ATGCTTGATATTACAGTTGTTATCCTTACCTACAATGAGGAAATACATATCCGGCGTTGCCTGAAGAATGTGGCACCAATAGCGAAAGATATTTTCATCATAGACAGTTTTTCCACAGATGCGACACTTAACATTGCCAAGGAGTTTGATAATGTGCATATCCTGCAAAACCGTTGGGAGAACAATTATGCCAAGCAGTTCAATTGGGGATTACAAAATGCGCCAATTCATACAGAATGGCTGCTACGCTTGGACGCAGACGAATATCTACTACCTGAATTGGTAGAAGAATTGCAATTCAAACTACCGTCTTTGCCCGAAGATATAACCGGCATCATCTTTAATCGTCGCCATATATTCATGGAGAAATGGATGAAGAGAGGCATATATCCCGTAAAATTGTTACGAGTGTTTCGGTACGGCAAGGGAATGTGCGAACAAAGACTGATGGACGAGCATATCCAGTTGACCGCAGGTCGTGCCGTAGAGTTTGAACATGATTTCTGCGACCATAATTTGAATGACTTATCTTGGTTCTGCCATAAGCACGTGAACTATGCCATACGAGAGGCGGTGGATTTGCTGGATATCGAACTGGATTTGACTGGCGCAGCTGAGGCGGATGAGAACAAGAACATAAGCCGACAGGCACAGACAAAGCGGATGAAGAAGCATAAATACGTCCGTCAACCTCTGTTTTGGCGTTCCTTCGCCTATTTCTGTTACCGCTATTTTCTGAAAGGGGCTTGTTTGGATGGTAAGGTTGGTTTCATTTGGACTTTCCTGCAAGGCTGGTGGTATCGCACATTGGTAGATGCAAAAGTGTACGAAATCAAGAAGGCTTGTGGAAGCGATAAGGAGAAAATTATTGCCTATCTACGTGATAAGTATCATATTGATGTGTAA